CATGCAACCTGCTGGTCAGTCGTTTGCAGAAGTCGAGGATCGGGAATGTCACCAAGGTCGCGGAGCTGATGAACAGGAACGCTGGCCAACTGGCGACTTTTCTCACAGAAGATCCACGAGGGTCTCAGATCCCGGCGTATCTGGATTCCCTGGCTGCCAATCTCGAGGAGGAGCGCCAGGGACTGCTCGGCGAAACTGAATCACTGCGGGAGCGGGTCGATCACATCAAGGAGATCGTCGCCATGCAGCAGAGCTACGGCCGGGTGTCCGGGGTCGACGAAACCATCGATCCGGCCCAGCTTATGGAGGATGCGATCAAACTCAACGCCGGGTCGCTGGAGCGTCACGGGGTGACCGTGAGGCGGGAGTATCGGCCTTTGCCGCCGATGCTTGTGGACAAGCACAAGGTCCTGCAGATTCTGCTCAACCTGATCAAAAATGCAAAACAGGCCTGCAGCGAGGTGGAAGGGGAAAAAGTCCTGATCCTGCGGGTCGACAATCCCGAACCGGAGATCGTGCGTTTCCAGGTCGGGGACAACGGGATCGGGATTCCATCGGAAAACCTGACCCGCATTTTCCAACACGGTTTCACCACGCGCAACACCGGACACGGTTTCGGTCTGCACAGCGGCGCCTTGGCTGCCCGGGAACTGGGCGGGCGGCTTCACGTCTACAGCGATGGACTGCACGCCGGTGCCACCTTTACCCTTGAATTGCCTTATCACTCTGGAGGGAGAACATGAATGCCTGTGAGTTCGATCGGGTGCCGCGCATCCTGATCGTCGACGACAATCAGTCGATCCACGAGGATTTTAAAAAAATACTGCTGAAAGAAAAGACCGCCGACATTCAGCTTGAAGATCTTGAAAACCTTCTATTCGGCGAAAGCCATCTGGTATTCGTCCCCCCGGACTACGCCCTGGACTTCGCCTCCCAGGGGAAGGAAGCCCTCGAACTGGTCGAAAAGGCCCGGGACGAAGGGAGACCCTATGCATTGGCCTATGTGGATGGGCGCATGCCGCCGGGGTGGGACGGCATCGAGACGATCAGCCGCCTGTGGGAGGTCAGCCCCGACCTGCAGGTGGTGCTCTGTACGGCCTATGCCGATTACTCCTGGGACGAGATCCAGCAGAAGCTCGGCGAAACCGACAGCCTGGTCATTTTGAAAAAACCGTTCGATATCGCCGAAGTGCTGCAGTTGACCCACGCCCTGACGCGCAAGTGGCAACTCAACCGCCAGATCCAGGGCCGTCTGCATCAGCTTGCCTATTTCGACAGCTTGACCGGACTGGCCAATCGCACCCAGTTCATGGACTGCCTGCGCCGGTCCCTGAGCGGGGCGAAGAGAAAAAACCGCAAGGCCGCCCTGCTCTACGTCGACCTCAACGATTTCAAGCGCATCAACGATACCCTGGGACACAGCATCGGCGACCGGCTGCTGGAAATCATGGCCCAACGTTTGACCAGCTGTGTCAGGGAATCGGATCTCGTCGGATGCTGCCAGGAAGAGTGCAGGACCGCCCGGCTGGGAGGGGACGAATTCACCGTGCTGCTGAGCGATATCGATTCGGACGGGACCGTCGCCTCGGTGGCTCACCGGATCTTCTGCTGCCTCTCCCAGCCGGTCGAGTTGGGGCCGCACCAGGTGATGATCACGCCCAGCATCGGCATCGCCCTGTTTCCGGCGGATGGTGAAGATCCCGATACCCTGCTGAAAAACGCGGACATGGCCATGTATTTCGCCAAGCGCAACGGGCCGAAGAGTTACCAGTTTTTCCAGGAGTCGATGAACGCCGAGGCCCTGAAGCGGCTCACCCTCGAGACACAGCTCTCCGGTGCCCTGCAGCGCAATGAAATGTTCCTGGCCTACCAGCCGCAGTTCGACCTGCAGACGCAAAAGCTGAGCGGTCTAGAAGTTTTGCTGCGCTGGGAAAACCACGAACTCGGCCTGGTGCCGCCGATGGAATTCATCCCGATCGCCGAAGAGTGCGGCTTGATCCATGTCATCGGAGACTGGGTAATGCGGACCGCCTGCCGTCAGGCTCGAAAGTGGATCGACCAGGGGATCGGTCTGCCCCGCATCGCCGTCAACGTTTCACCCCGGGAATTCATCCATTCCGATTTCCTGTCGCGGGTTCGATCAGCCCTGGCTGAGAGCAGACTCGACCCTTCGATCCTGCAGATCGAAATCACTGAAAACCTGCTCATGGAGGATTATCGGGGGACGGACAAGACGATAGCCGCTCTCAACGAAATGGGGGTGCAACTCGCTATCGACGATTTCGGCAAGGGCTATTCCAACTTGACCCGCCTGCAGGCCCTCGCCATCGACTATCTGAAAATCGATCGCGCCTTTGTCAGCGGAATCGATACCGGATTCCGCGAAAAGTCGGTCCTCAACGCCATCATCGCCATGGCCGAGGGGATGGATCTGGGAGTCATCGCTGAAGGGGTGGAAACCAGCAGCCAATACCTGTATCTTAAGGAAAGGCGATGTGACGAGGCGCAGGGTTACCTGCTCAGCTGGCCTCTGAATCTGGATCAGGCTGAAGCGTTTTTGCGGCAGTTTGGTGGGAACTCTACCGGTTTATTCCCGGAATGCTTTTCGGAGACTTGAGCGGACCAAAGAAAGGGGGGTTGCATGGAAGACGAAAAAATCAAGGTTCGGATCACCGAGAGCGGTCAGACCATCGAGGTGCTGGTGCTGAGCAAACAGGCCGACAAAATTCAGGTTCTGCTCGGAGCAGGAGCCGACAGCATCCGCTGCCAGTTGCTGCCGACACCCAGCGGCCGGGCCTATGCGGGGAGCGTAATGGGGCGGGAGATTGTCTATGAGCGCAGCCGGCGGGAGGTTGAGGGCGATATCAAGCAGCTCCAGCAGGAGCGGCAGAAGCAGCGCCGGCGTTAAGGGTTAAGGAATTCCAGGATTTCAAGGGCTCAGGGATTCG
The genomic region above belongs to Syntrophotaleaceae bacterium and contains:
- a CDS encoding EAL domain-containing protein, with protein sequence MNACEFDRVPRILIVDDNQSIHEDFKKILLKEKTADIQLEDLENLLFGESHLVFVPPDYALDFASQGKEALELVEKARDEGRPYALAYVDGRMPPGWDGIETISRLWEVSPDLQVVLCTAYADYSWDEIQQKLGETDSLVILKKPFDIAEVLQLTHALTRKWQLNRQIQGRLHQLAYFDSLTGLANRTQFMDCLRRSLSGAKRKNRKAALLYVDLNDFKRINDTLGHSIGDRLLEIMAQRLTSCVRESDLVGCCQEECRTARLGGDEFTVLLSDIDSDGTVASVAHRIFCCLSQPVELGPHQVMITPSIGIALFPADGEDPDTLLKNADMAMYFAKRNGPKSYQFFQESMNAEALKRLTLETQLSGALQRNEMFLAYQPQFDLQTQKLSGLEVLLRWENHELGLVPPMEFIPIAEECGLIHVIGDWVMRTACRQARKWIDQGIGLPRIAVNVSPREFIHSDFLSRVRSALAESRLDPSILQIEITENLLMEDYRGTDKTIAALNEMGVQLAIDDFGKGYSNLTRLQALAIDYLKIDRAFVSGIDTGFREKSVLNAIIAMAEGMDLGVIAEGVETSSQYLYLKERRCDEAQGYLLSWPLNLDQAEAFLRQFGGNSTGLFPECFSET